The genomic segment CACGCGCCGTTTCGATGAAGCTTCGCACCTCTATCAAAACGGGTAACCCCACCTCGCGGCAAGGAACTCTGTCAAATCAAGTCTGAACTTCTACATATCAAGCGTGGAAAAACCGACAAAGAATACGAATTCAGTGGGTCAGGGCGTCCGACACCGCTTTTTGGAACACCGATTCATCCGGTTGAATGCCTGTCCAGGCCGCAAATATCTCCATAGCCAGTTGCACCAGCATTTCGACCCCATCAACAATCCTGCAACCCTTGTCCCGAGCTGACTTCAGAAACGGCGTGATCCGGGGATTGGTGATCACGTCGACCAAGGTCATCCCAGCGTCAATCCCAATCCAGTCTATGGGGACCGGTTCCAGTTCTGGTGCGGCACCGAGGTGCGTCGCGTTCATGAGGATGTCTGTTCTCTCGGGCACAACAACAGTGCCGTTCCAGGGTAGCCATTGAACTGGAACCCCGGTGGCCTTTTGGACCATCTCGACGACCTCCCGGCCTTGGGCTTCACGGCGGGTGATAACCGTAAGTCGGGCGGCACCGGCGCGGGCTATTTCCGCGGCCATCGCGCGCCCCGCGCCTCCTGCTCCGAGCATCGTTACCTGTTTGCAGGCAATATCGGTGACCTTTTTGATCGCTTTCACCACACCTTTACCGTCGTTGTTGTGGCCGATCAATCGCCCATTTTCGAAAGTAACGTAATTGGCGGCCCCCATGATGCGGACGTCTTCGTCGATGGCGTCCAGCACCGGAATGGACGCGATCTTGTACGGCACGGTAATGCAGAATCCTGCGTATCCGAGGGCCTTGGCGCCGCGGATCGCATCCGGGAGTTCTTCACTGGACGCGATATCGGATTTCCAGAATTGCCAGTTAAGACCGTAGTGTGCGTAGACCGCATCGAACATACGGTCGATTGGGTTTTCCGCAACCGGGTGGCCGAACATGCCGGTCATTTGTTTCTGCGGAGGGATGGAGGCGTTGGACATAGCTGGACTCCAAGCGATCAGGGTTCAGAATGAACTCCCCATAATATTAGGTCCTGCTGAGAAAGCTTTCGCGTAGTATCCCATGGGAATATTGGGAGTCGGGACGCTGGCGTTTGGGATGCCGACGTTGAACCCAACGTTGGTGTTTGACGAGCAGAATACGGTTCTTGAGGGTTTGGTTCCAACGTTCAATTTGACCTTGGATTTGCGGATCCCCGGGTCGAGTCCGGCCGCGACGAGCGTCAGTGCTACCTCTCATTCTCAGCTATCGGTTGTCGCAAACGTAAGATTTCGGCACATAGGTGTCCCCGCAATTCCAAGCCCAAGGATCGTATTGGCAAGGATCAATAACTGCGTTTAGTAGCGCTTGGTCAAACTGGGATAATGGAGCATATGGCTTGTAGGGAGTTTGGCTATTGTTATCCCAGTATTTTGGAGTTGCAGTGCCACTGAGGGCCCTCGGATCTGCGGCCGGTCGATTCCACGTTGAATAACATACTAAGGCCCGCCGTTCAAGAAGACGCCGTTTGGACACATTAAGTACAACCAGATCTGTGACAATGGAGACCGGACCGCGGTACCACGATCGGATATTCCTAAGGGCGCTCGGAATAGTGTCGTTTTCCGCCTGAAAATGAGTTCCAACGGCTAATCTTGGCGGCTTTGACAGTTGGCTCAGAATGTAGCCAAAGGCTTTTTCCGGTGTCTGGGAATTTTCTTCGATGGTTCGAGCCAATTGCACGCCCGCGCTGTTCGGATCAGCACTTCCCCCTTGTTTGACCGACCAGACTTCCGTTGGCACGACAATCTCGTGGATTAGTACCGTGACGCCATCGGCTTGTTTAATCAAGAATTTATTTGGCTTGGTATCGCCGCCATAAATTATGCTCAATCCATTCTATTCCATTCCAGCTTATAGCTAATGGATCCA from the Methyloterricola oryzae genome contains:
- a CDS encoding shikimate dehydrogenase family protein, producing the protein MSNASIPPQKQMTGMFGHPVAENPIDRMFDAVYAHYGLNWQFWKSDIASSEELPDAIRGAKALGYAGFCITVPYKIASIPVLDAIDEDVRIMGAANYVTFENGRLIGHNNDGKGVVKAIKKVTDIACKQVTMLGAGGAGRAMAAEIARAGAARLTVITRREAQGREVVEMVQKATGVPVQWLPWNGTVVVPERTDILMNATHLGAAPELEPVPIDWIGIDAGMTLVDVITNPRITPFLKSARDKGCRIVDGVEMLVQLAMEIFAAWTGIQPDESVFQKAVSDALTH